Proteins encoded in a region of the Candidatus Schekmanbacteria bacterium genome:
- a CDS encoding YggT family protein, protein MKFLIFLLDIYGYLIIASAVLSWINVDPRNPAVKFVYSATEPVLMPLRKLIPPIANIDFSPFAAFILLQFLIKILSGL, encoded by the coding sequence ATGAAATTTTTGATTTTTCTGTTGGATATTTACGGATATCTAATTATTGCGTCTGCTGTATTGTCGTGGATCAATGTCGATCCGCGAAATCCTGCTGTAAAGTTTGTCTATTCGGCAACGGAGCCTGTTTTAATGCCATTGCGAAAACTTATTCCTCCTATAGCAAATATAGATTTTTCTCCTTTTGCAGCGTTTATTCTACTGCAATTTTTAATAAAGATACTCTCAGGCCTATAA